Proteins encoded by one window of Anguilla rostrata isolate EN2019 chromosome 9, ASM1855537v3, whole genome shotgun sequence:
- the lrrc32 gene encoding transforming growth factor beta activator LRRC32: MGAYLWFFLAFVHEATATFRPRQPSLCHVVQNNVYCNDMNLRTVPAQLPPDMHTLDLSRNLLQNLTQEVLAVYTSIHHLNLHSNKIQFIQPGLFRDMINLQELDLSKNYLDIFAMSKAEVGPLPTVKRLSLSGNGLYSGMTDYFLHDAPSLMNISLDGNSITKISKDTFSGSSALRNVDLHNNVILEIEEGAFESLADLSELDLSMNSITCITDFNLPQLKLLNLSRNSLESFQTVDSDFQYELLHLDLQENKIHYFPVLPKRNKLIYLDLSRNLMRSVNTTNIMEDALSASQNAHNDLPRLLYLDLSYNQIKSISASFFGGLGALEFLNLSNNCLESFSVDRNSPLNNLKILDLSFNALQNLSFEENTLRSLEELYLNGYVLGPIEPSIFRRLPRIRDLHLQQSYLTMCGSHHRLSPKGYRSQAGNCIFFSSIPTLSRLYLSGPGLQSVPQGAFHGTPLRVLDLSRNPGLDIHKNAFSGLEKSLTHLSLRENDLLALSTDLSLLSGLRDVDLSLNRLTALPLWNKESSIESLNLQSNSLVTLEYSTVLALEKTLKTLYLGSNPLSCCGNLQFLHMVQGSSLDIPDISSVTCRYTQSSEREEVAIASVQQERCETLDRKSLGIIIITITALVLIAVLVLFSKLCHPRRYRLTRSFKA; the protein is encoded by the exons ATGGGAGCCTACCTCTGGTTCTTCCTGGCCTTTGTGCATGAAGCGACAGCAACCTTCCGTCCACGCCAGCCTTCGCTCTGCCATGTG GTTCAGAATAATGTGTACTGCAATGACATGAACCTCAGGACTGTCCCAGCACAGTTGCCCCCAGACATGCACACTCTAGATCTATCCCGGAACCTCCTCCAAAATCTCACCCAGGAGGTCCTGGCCGTCTACACCTCCATTCACCACCTCAACCTCCACTCCAACAAGATCCAGTTCATACAACCTGGCCTATTCAGAGACATGATTAACCTCCAGGAGCTGGACCTCTCCAAGAACTACCTAGACATTTTTGCCATGTCGAAAGCAGAGGTCGGGCCCCTTCCCACAGTAAAAAGGCTCAGCCTGTCAGGAAATGGCCTGTATTCAGGCATGACTGATTACTTTCTGCATGATGCCCCATCCCTCATGAACATCTCCCTGGATGGGAACAGTATCACCAAAATCAGCAAAGACACCTTTTCTGGTTCCTCGGCCCTGAGGAATGTTGACCTGCACAACAACGTCATCTTGGAGATTGAGGAAGGTGCATTTGAGTCATTGGCAGACCTCTCCGAGCTCGATTTGTCCATGAACTCCATCACCTGCATCACCGACTTTAACCTCCCACAGCTGAAGCTGCTAAACCTGAGCAGGAACAGCCTGGAGTCCTTTCAGACTGTAGATTCTGACTTTCAATATGAGCTCCTGCACCTTGACCTACAAGAAAATAAGATTCACTACTTTCCTGTCCTCCCAAAAAGGAACAAGCTGATCTACTTAGACTTGTCTAGAAACCTGATGAGGAGCGTGAACACGACCAACATCATGGAAGACGCACTGTCTGCCAGCCAAAATGCCCACAATGACCTCCCGAGACTCCTGTACTTGGACCTGAGTTACAatcaaataaaaagcatttcagcGTCATTCTTTGGAGGTCTGGGAGCTCTTGAGTTTCTCAACCTCAGCAATAACTGTTTGGAGTCATTCTCTGTGGACCGCAACAGCCCTCTAAATAACCTGAAGATTCTCGACCTCAGCTTCAATGCCCTGCAGAACCTCTCCTTTGAGGAGAACACGCTTAGGTCACTGGAGGAGCTGTACCTGAATGGGTATGTGCTCGGCCCCATCGAGCCTTCCATTTTCCGCAGGCTGCCCAGGATCAGAGACCTTCATCTGCAGCAGAGCTATCTGACCATGTGTGGATCACACCATAGGCTGTCCCCAAAAGGATACCGGTCGCAGGCAGGCAACTGCATCTTCTTCTCCTCCATCCCCACACTGAGCAGGCTCTACCTTTCTGGACCCGGCCTGCAGTCCGTGCCACAGGGTGCCTTCCATGGGACCCCTCTGCGGGTGTTGGACCTGTCCAGAAACCCAGGCTTGGACATTCACAAGAATGCCTTCTCCGGCCTGGAAAAGTCCCTGACTCATTTGTCTCTCAGGGAGAATGACCTCTTGGCTCTGAGCACCGACCTGTCCCTCCTCAGTGGCCTGAGAGACGTTGATCTGTCCTTGAACCGGCTGACGGCCCTCCCACTGTGGAACAAGGAGTCCTCCATCGAATCACTCAACCTGCAGAGCAACAGCTTGGTCACATTGGAGTACAGCACCGTGCTGGCGCTGGAGAAGACTCTCAAGACCCTCTACCTGGGCTCCAACCCTCTCAGCTGCTGCGGCAACCTGCAGTTCCTCCACATGGTTCAGGGATCTTCCCTGGATATCCCCGACATCTCCTCTGTCACGTGCCGgtacacacagagctcagagcGCGAGGAGGTAGCCATCGCAAGTGTGCAGCAGGAGCGCTGCGAGACTCTGGACAGGAAGAGTCTGGgcatcatcattatcaccatCACAGCCCTAGTGCTGATCGCAGTTCTCGTTCTCTTCTCTAAATTGTGCCACCCGAGGAGATACAGACTAACTCGTAGCTTCAAGGCCTGA
- the klhl35 gene encoding kelch-like protein 35: protein MGYGSAIESETGQGKEVDFCLGSCHAMHILQVLNSYRQSGTLTDVVLQVDGNEFPCHRATLSASSLYFRTMFHSQMQESRQPLVQLQGVTAQAMENLLNFMYVGKVDVDEENVESVFRAADLLGVTMLSKACVQFLESRVDHSNCLSIMNFASSYFISPLAEQCRQLVYQDFVEVYKHEEFLNLTKECLVELLSCGQLRVDREEVLVEAVLRWVHHDPCGRSGALRELLELLRLPLVDPVFFLNTVEADDIVQDCKECQPLLTEARKYHMFGKEVNSARTQPRRSSSRVEMIVVVGGCDKKGYSMLSFTEKFNPHTKQWAAAPSLPGYAKSEFSACELQNDIYVSGGQLNSSDVWRYMSQLDQWVRVASLTKGRWRHKMTALLGKLYAVGGYNGHERLSSVECYSSYDNKWEAVAPLLQPVSSAAVVACNGKLYVIGGAISDDSNTDQVQCYDPFEDVWNYVARSPFSQRCTNATALNNTIYVIGGLLDKIHSYSPKTDTWSSVADLPMKVESCGLTVCDGNVYILGGRDERGAGTNKVWVFSPESGQLAEESAMSRCVSYHGCVTITQRLSQKPTS from the exons ATGGGATATGGAAGTGCCATTGAGTCCGAGACGGGTCAGGGGAAGGAGGTGGATTTCTGTCTGGGGTCCTGCCATGCCATGCACATCCTGCAGGTCCTCAACTCTTACCGGCAGAGCGGCACCTTGACGGATGTGGTGCTGCAGGTGGACGGAAATGAGTTCCCCTGCCACCGCGCCACTCTGAGTGCCAGCAGCCTCTACTTTCGCACCATGTTCCACAGCCAGATGCAGGAGAGTCGGCAGCCCCTGGTGCAGCTGCAGGGCGTCACGGCCCAGGCCATGGAGAACCTGCTCAACTTCATGTACGTGGGCAAGGTGGACGTGGACGAGGAGAACGTGGAGAGCGTCTTCAGGGCTGCCGACTTGCTGGGCGTGACTATGCTCAGCAAGGCCTGCGTCCAGTTCCTGGAGAGCCGGGTGGACCACTCCAACTGCCTGAGCATCATGAACTTTGCCAGCTCCTACTTCATTAGCCCTCTGGCCGAGCAGTGCCGGCAGCTGGTCTACCAGGACTTTGTGGAGGTGTACAAGCATGAGGAGTTCCTCAACCTGACCAAAGAGTGCCTGGTGGAGCTGCTGTCCTGCGGGCAGCTGCGGGTAGACCGGGAGGAGGTTCTGGTGGAGGCTGTGCTCAGGTGGGTTCACCACGACCCCTGCGGCAGGAGTGGAGCTCTGCGGGAGCTCCTGGAGCTCCTTCGGCTTCCCTTGGTCGACCCCGTCTTTTTCCTCAACACTGTGGAGGCTGACGACATCGTCCAGGACTGCAAGGAGTGCCAGCCCCTGCTGACAGAGGCCAGGAAGTACCACATGTTCGGGAAAGAGGTGAACTCTGCACGAACGCAGCCGAGAAG GTCATCGAGCAGAGTTGAGATGATTGTGGTGGTCGGCGGCTGTGACAAAAAAGGATACTCCATGCTGTCTTTCACCGAGAAGTTCAACCCTCACACCAAACAGTGGGCTGCAGCACCTTCTCTTCCAGGATATGCAAAGTCAGAGTTTTCTGCCTGTGAACTTCAAAATGACATCTATGTTTCag GAGGTCAGCTCAACAGCTCGGATGTGTGGAGATACATGTCACAGCTTGACCAATGGGTTCGCGTTGCCTCCTTGACAAAGGGCAGGTGGCGCCACAAAATGACCGCCCTCCTTGGAAAG CTGTATGCTGTTGGTGGCTACAATGGTCATGAGAGATTGTCTAGCGTTGAGTGCTACAGCTCTTATGATAACAAATGGGAGGCAGTGGCTCCTCTGCTTCAGCCGGTTAGCTCCGCCGCGGTGGTCGCCTGCAACGGGAAGCTGTACGTCATTGGAGGGGCAATAAGCGATGACTCCAACACCGATCAG GTACAGTGCTATGATCCATTTGAGGATGTGTGGAATTACGTGGCGCGCAGTCCATTCTCTCAAAGGTGCACCAATGCCACTGCGCTCAACAACACTATTTATGTGATCGGGGGCCTCCTGGACAAGATACACAGCTACTCTCCAAAAACCGACACCTGGAGCAGTGTTGCAGACTTACCAATGAAAGTG GAGAGCTGCGGACTGACCGTGTGTGACGGGAATGTTTACATCCTGGGAGGGCGTGATGAGCGCGGCGCCGGCACCAACAAGGTTTGGGTCTTCAGTCCGGAAAGCGGGCAGCTGGCGGAGGAGTCGGCCATGTCCAGGTGTGTCAGCTACCACGGCTGTGTCACCATTACCCAGCGGCTCTCCCAGAAGCCCACCTCCTGA